In Verrucomicrobiia bacterium, a single genomic region encodes these proteins:
- a CDS encoding GNAT family N-acetyltransferase — protein sequence MNLTRCDQSYSAQILDIFNETILNSTSIYDYKSRTPEFMGTWFETKRKGNYPVIGAVGQAGELMGFATYGSFRAWPGYKYSVEHSVYVAAGFRGQGIGKRLLQELISAARSQDYHVLIGGIDSQNTVSIQLHEKLGFQHAGTIRQAGYKFGRWLDLAFYQLILDTPAHPVSA from the coding sequence ATGAATCTTACCCGCTGTGACCAGTCCTATTCCGCTCAGATCCTTGACATATTCAATGAGACCATTCTCAACTCGACCTCGATATACGATTATAAATCGCGAACGCCGGAGTTCATGGGAACGTGGTTCGAGACCAAGCGGAAAGGGAATTACCCGGTCATCGGCGCCGTCGGTCAGGCGGGTGAGTTGATGGGATTTGCCACCTACGGCAGCTTCCGCGCCTGGCCGGGGTACAAATATTCAGTCGAACACTCGGTCTATGTCGCGGCCGGTTTTCGTGGACAGGGCATTGGGAAACGTTTGCTGCAGGAGCTGATTTCAGCGGCTCGGTCGCAGGATTACCACGTGCTCATCGGCGGGATTGATTCGCAAAACACGGTGAGCATCCAACTCCACGAGAAACTCGGATTTCAGCACGCCGGGACCATACGCCAGGCCGGATACAAATTTGGCCGCTGGCTGGATCTGGCCTTTTACCAACTGATTCTGGACACCCCCGCTCACCCCGTCAGCGCGTAA